In Tepidibacter aestuarii, a single window of DNA contains:
- the truA gene encoding tRNA pseudouridine(38-40) synthase TruA, whose amino-acid sequence MRNIKITIKYDGSKYKGWQRLKTTDSTIQAKIEAVVSKMLDEKIEIIGSGRTDAGVHAIAQIANFKTNSQMNISKMHEYLYNYLPQDIVISNIEEVDVRFHSRYNAVSKTYLYKVDNNKIHDPFLRKYTTHIPDKLNIDNMKRACKHLIGEHDFSSFKSSKSKKKSSIRTINYIDIEIENGFIDIKINGNGFLHNMVRIIVGTLIDIGHGQINPDYIKDILESKDRSLAGSTAYSQGLYLYKVNYKEVM is encoded by the coding sequence ATGCGAAATATAAAAATTACAATTAAATATGATGGAAGCAAGTACAAAGGATGGCAAAGGTTAAAAACTACAGATTCAACTATACAAGCTAAGATTGAAGCTGTAGTTTCTAAAATGCTAGATGAGAAAATAGAAATAATAGGTTCTGGAAGAACAGATGCTGGAGTTCATGCAATTGCTCAAATAGCGAATTTTAAAACTAATTCACAAATGAATATTTCTAAAATGCATGAATATTTATATAATTACTTACCTCAGGATATAGTTATTAGCAACATAGAAGAAGTAGATGTTAGATTTCATTCAAGATATAATGCTGTATCAAAAACTTATTTATATAAAGTAGACAACAATAAAATACATGATCCTTTCTTAAGAAAATATACAACTCATATCCCAGATAAACTTAATATTGATAATATGAAAAGAGCTTGTAAGCACCTTATAGGGGAACATGATTTCTCTAGCTTTAAATCTTCTAAATCTAAAAAGAAATCTAGTATTAGAACTATAAATTATATAGATATAGAGATAGAAAATGGTTTTATTGATATTAAAATAAACGGAAATGGATTTTTACATAATATGGTTAGAATTATAGTTGGCACCTTAATAGATATAGGGCATGGACAGATAAATCCTGATTATATAAAAGATATACTAGAAAGTAAAGACAGGTCATTAGCAGGATCTACTGCATACT
- a CDS encoding MBL fold metallo-hydrolase — translation MILKRFVVGKISTNAYIIHDKHTLDAAVIDPGDNSKILIDYINRNNLKLNHIILTHHHYDHIGAVKDLKKQYNSDVLIHKKDLKGLKNPSINLSKKANTKQISIDADKILSNGSVINIGNIPLEVIHTPGHTKGGISLKAEHQNTIFTGDTLFNDGIGRLDLPGGSEEDMINTIKNIVSKWDDSIIIYPGHGNWDTMKNIRARNEEYKYIINLC, via the coding sequence ATGATATTAAAAAGATTTGTTGTAGGCAAAATAAGTACTAATGCATATATAATTCACGATAAGCACACTCTTGATGCTGCCGTTATAGACCCTGGTGATAATTCTAAAATATTAATAGATTATATAAATAGAAATAATTTAAAGTTAAATCATATAATACTTACTCATCACCACTATGACCATATAGGAGCTGTAAAAGACTTAAAAAAACAATATAATAGCGATGTATTAATTCATAAAAAAGACTTAAAAGGTCTTAAAAATCCAAGTATAAACTTATCTAAAAAAGCTAATACAAAGCAAATATCAATTGATGCAGATAAAATTCTTTCAAATGGCTCAGTTATAAATATAGGAAATATACCTTTAGAAGTAATCCATACTCCAGGACATACAAAAGGAGGAATTTCTCTAAAAGCGGAACATCAAAATACAATATTTACAGGAGATACTTTATTTAATGATGGGATAGGTAGATTAGATTTACCAGGAGGTAGTGAAGAAGATATGATAAATACTATCAAAAATATAGTTTCAAAATGGGATGATAGTATTATTATATACCCTGGCCATGGCAATTGGGATACAATGAAAAATATACGAGCTAGAAATGAAGAATATAAGTATATAATTAACTTATGTTAA
- a CDS encoding DUF3793 family protein, whose amino-acid sequence MNNNLNNCFCRNDNTDSFTKWLLQLLGPVIFGVKPAEIISFPYSDKQNLYRLTEIKHILHKNSKISYKEFSYCNKCTKILFYNSAELNNTLSEYRNLKFLKSIGYPNNYDFDIYLDFIIEKMKTGNIPDEIGIFLGYPLKDVLGFIGHPSLKLTKINGWRVYGDSRISDIKYMQFINAKNKMKELLNYHNVNNVLKAI is encoded by the coding sequence ATGAATAATAACTTGAATAATTGTTTTTGCAGAAATGATAATACAGATTCTTTTACAAAATGGTTACTACAATTGTTAGGACCTGTAATATTTGGAGTGAAACCTGCTGAAATAATAAGTTTTCCTTACTCTGACAAACAAAATTTATATAGATTAACAGAAATTAAACATATTTTACATAAAAACAGTAAGATATCCTACAAAGAATTTAGTTACTGTAATAAATGTACTAAAATATTATTTTATAATTCAGCGGAGTTAAACAATACATTATCAGAATATAGAAATTTAAAATTTTTAAAATCAATAGGATATCCTAATAATTACGATTTCGATATATATCTTGATTTTATAATAGAAAAAATGAAAACTGGAAATATTCCAGACGAAATAGGTATATTTCTAGGATATCCATTAAAAGATGTATTGGGATTCATTGGTCACCCTTCATTAAAACTTACAAAAATAAATGGATGGAGAGTGTATGGTGATTCTAGAATATCTGACATTAAATATATGCAGTTTATAAACGCAAAAAATAAAATGAAAGAATTATTGAATTACCACAATGTTAATAATGTTTTAAAAGCAATATAA